The following DNA comes from Microbacterium wangchenii.
GGTCGGGGCCGAGTTTGGCGACCGTCGCGGCGACCTCGTCCGGAGTCTGCAGCACGCACGCGGTCGGACCGCGCAGGTCGGCGCACGTGACGTCGGTGAGCAGGCGCAGCCGCACCTGTCCTACCACCGGCGGCGGCCATTCGAGCTCCTCCTGGAGCCCCGTGGTCTGCTCGGACATGCGCACGCGCCCGCGCGCCCTGCGCGGGGCACCGATGGAGGACAGCGAGTTCTCGCCCGCGGCATCCAGGATCGGATCGTCGCCGACGTCGGTGCCGCGCTGGTTGGTCTGCCCCATGCGGCCGTTGGCCGAGGCGATGGTGGGATCGACGAGGATCTCCCCGGCGAAGTCCCACGCGCCGTACAACCCCAGATGCACCCGCAGCCACAGGTCGTCCTCGAACTCGAGGAACATCTGCTTGCCCACCGCGCGCACAGACGTCGCCGCGCGCCCGGAGATCACCTCGGCGCCCTCGGCGAACCGCCCCTGCGGGCTGGACGCGGCGACCACGCGTCCTACGAAGTTGCGGTCGAACTGGCGGGCGATGCGGTGGACGGAATGCCCCTCGGGCATCAGCCTGCCTCGGGGTCGAACCCGTCGCCGTCGGCGAGCACGTCCGGCTGCGTGACGGCGGCCCTCGGGTCGGGCAGCAGCGCGCCGTCGAGTTCGAACGCCGCGATCTGGGCGATGCGGCGGGAGTGCCGCTCGTCTCCGGAGAACGGCGTCGCGACGAACCGGTCGATGAAGGCGGATGCTTCGTCGAAGGTGTGCTGACGGGCGCCGATCGCGATCACGTTGGCGTCGTTGTGCTCACGGGCCAGTTCCGCGGTGGCGATGCTCCACACCAGGGCTGCCCGCACGCCGCGCACCTTGTTCGCCGCGATCTGCTCGCCGTTGCCGGAGCCGCCGAACACGACGCCGAGCGCCTCGATGCCGTCCTCCTGATCGCGGACGACCGCCTGCGCGGCGCGGATGCAGAAGGCCGGGTAGTCATCCAGCGCGTCGTACTCGAGCGGACCGTGGTCGATGACGTCGTGTCCCTGCGCGCCGAGGTGGTGCTGCAGTTGCGTCGAGAAGTCCATACCCGCGTGGTCGGTGGCGATGTGGATGCGCATGACTGTCATCCTAAGGAGCCACGCCGGCGGCGGCCGGCTTGAACCCCGCCCGCACGTTCTCGCAGCAGCCGGGGCGGCAGACATCGAACCACGGGCCCAGCGCGGTCGCGTGCGGACGTTCGGCGGCGGGGGTCCCCCGCAGCCGCTCCTCGATGAGGTCGACCAGGCCCGACACGTACGCCGGGTCCACGCCGGGCGTCGGCGTGCGGACGGCCCGCAGGCCCGCCTCGGCGGCAGCCTCCATGGCCTCGGTGTCGAGGTCCCACAGAACCTCCATGTGGTCGCTGACGAACCCCAGCGGCACGATCGCGACCGCCTCGACGCCCTCGGCGGGAAGTCCCGCGATCACGTCGTTGACGTCGGGTTCCAGCCACGGCTGCTGCGGCGGTCCCGACCTCGACTGGTAGACCAGATCCCACGCGACCTCGGCGACGGATTCGGCCAGTTCGGCCATCACCAGTTCG
Coding sequences within:
- a CDS encoding ribose-5-phosphate isomerase, translated to MRIHIATDHAGMDFSTQLQHHLGAQGHDVIDHGPLEYDALDDYPAFCIRAAQAVVRDQEDGIEALGVVFGGSGNGEQIAANKVRGVRAALVWSIATAELAREHNDANVIAIGARQHTFDEASAFIDRFVATPFSGDERHSRRIAQIAAFELDGALLPDPRAAVTQPDVLADGDGFDPEAG
- a CDS encoding Fpg/Nei family DNA glycosylase; this encodes MPEGHSVHRIARQFDRNFVGRVVAASSPQGRFAEGAEVISGRAATSVRAVGKQMFLEFEDDLWLRVHLGLYGAWDFAGEILVDPTIASANGRMGQTNQRGTDVGDDPILDAAGENSLSSIGAPRRARGRVRMSEQTTGLQEELEWPPPVVGQVRLRLLTDVTCADLRGPTACVLQTPDEVAATVAKLGPDPLVDGADAGEERFVGAVRRRATAIGLLLMDQSVVSGIGNVYRAELLFRARLNPHTPGRDVPEELVRGLWRDWARLLTIGVDTGQMMTMDDLDPDAYRRAMASRDDRHWVYHRAGLPCRVCGTEIVVEEAAGRNLYWCPSCQR